The proteins below are encoded in one region of Polyodon spathula isolate WHYD16114869_AA unplaced genomic scaffold, ASM1765450v1 scaffolds_1695, whole genome shotgun sequence:
- the pfdn2 gene encoding prefoldin subunit 2 produces the protein MATSSGNSAAGIKPNSAGAKQPGPAAEQVVAGFQRMRQEQRSLASKAAELEMEINEHSLVIETLRDVDPSRKCFRMVGGVLVQRTVKEVLPALESNKEQISRIVETISTQMQTKGRELNEYRERYNIRLVGEEEGAGKAASGNRDSEGGGAKGGAGVLVS, from the exons ATGGCAACGAGCAGCGGCAACAGCGCGGCCGGGATTAAACCCAACAGTGCCGGGGCCAAGCAGCCCGGTCCCGCCGCGGAACAG gTGGTGGCGGGGTTTCAGCGGATGCGGCAGGAACAGCGCAGCCTGGCTTCCAAGGCGGCCGAGCTGGAGATGGAAATCAACGAGCACAG CTTGGTAATAGAGACGCTGAGGGACGTGGACCCCTCGCGGAAGTGCTTCCGGATGGTCGGTGGGGTTTTAGTTCAACGGACGGTGAAGGAGGTGCTTCCAGCACTGGAGAGCAACAAAGAGCAG ATTTCCAGGATCGTGGAGACGATAAGCACTCAGATGCAGACTAAAGGACGAGAGCTCAACGAATACAGAGAGCGCTACAACATCCGATTGGTCGGGGAAGAGGAGGGGGCGGGGAAAGCAGCCTCAGGCAACCGGGACTCTGAGGGAGGAGGGGCCAAGGGTGGGGCCGGAGTCCTTGTCTCCTAG